Proteins found in one Panicum hallii strain FIL2 chromosome 4, PHallii_v3.1, whole genome shotgun sequence genomic segment:
- the LOC112890755 gene encoding putative BPI/LBP family protein At1g04970 gives MAQLHPLPLLLLPFLFAAAGVSAGGANGAHVSAVVAEKGLAFAKDVLIGEAVRSLTPLRLPGVEKAVRVPFLGGVRVAASNITLFHLDVGDNSTVHPGGSGLVVVASGITANISMHWSYCYDSWLLPIEISDSGTASILVQGMEVGITMEIKNSNGSLALSVLHCGCYVKDLVISLDGGASWFYQGFINAFEDHIKAAVEKAIPENIIGGAGKLDSFLQGLPRTVSLDDVAALNMTFVNDPHYGNSSIEFDINGLITSAVAKTTNNLQKHPHLSLSCGGASKMLLLSLDEDVFNSALDVYFKAGSMHWVVDKVPDQSLLNTASWKFIIPRLYWNYPNDDMLLNISMASSPVIKITSEKIGATINADMIIDVVDGKETVPVACISVVVSASGVVEISGNKVYGRVGLDDFSLALKWSKIGNIYMSLIQGVIRVFLNTVCMPYLNSRLGNGFVLPVVHGFTLQDVNILTSAKQLTLCSDVIFTNASSLASLAFL, from the exons ATGGCTCAACtccacccccttcccctcctcctcctccccttcctcttcgccgccgccggggtGTCCGCCGGCGGCGCCAACGGGGCGCACGTCTCCGCGGTGGTCGCGGAGAAGGGCCTGGCCTTCGCCAAGGATGTGCTGATCGGGGAGGCCGTGCGGTCGCTGACCCCGCTCCGCCTCCCCGGGGTGGAGAAGGCCGTGCGCGTGCCCTTCCTCGGCGGCGTCCGCGTCGCCGCCTCCAACATCACGCTCTTCCACCTCGACGTCGGGGACAACTCCACCGTCCACCCCGGAGGCTCGggcctcgtcgtcgtcgcctcCGGCATCACTGCCAACATCAGTATGCACTGGAGCTACTGCTACGACTCGTGGTTGCTTCCGATAGAGATCTCCGACAGCGGCACCGCCTCGATCCTG GTTCAAGGAATGGAAGTTGGGATAACAATGGAAATAAAGAACAGCAATGGGAGCTTGGCTCTGTCTGTTTTGCATTGTGGTTGCTATGTGAAGGACCTAGTGATATCCCTGGATGGTGGTGCGTCTTGGTTTTATCAAGG GTTTATAAATGCTTTTGAAGATCATATTAAAGCTGCAGTTGAGAAGGCAATACCTGAAAATATTATTGGAGGCGCTGGGAAACTGGACTCATTTCTGCAAGGTCTTCCTAGAACTGTTAGTCTGGATGACGTTGCTGCCTTGAACATGACTTTCGTTAATGATCCTCACTATGGCAACTCTTCGATTGAGTTTGATATCAATGGGTTGATTACTTCAGCAGTTGCTAAGACAACCAATAATCTGCAGAAGCATCCACACCTTTCTTTATCTTGTGGTGGTGCATCCAAAATGCTTTTGCTTTCGCTTGATGAAGATGTATTTAATTCAGCATTAGATGTTTATTTTAAG GCAGGTTCAATGCATTGGGTTGTTGACAAAGTCCCTGACCAATCTCTACTGAACACAGCTAGTTGGAAATTTATCATTCCTCGCTTATACTGGAATTACCCAAATGATGATATGCTGCTAAATATTTCGATGGCCTCATCCCCAGTGATAAAGATTACATCTGAAAAAATTGGTGCCACCATTAACGCAGACATGATAATTGATGTTGTAGATGGCAAGGAGACAGTTCCAGTTGCATGCATCTCAGTG GTTGTAAGTGCTTCAGGCGTCGTGGAGATATCAGGAAATAAAGTTTATGGTAGAGTTGGATTAGATGATTTCTCCCTCGCGTTGAAGTGGAGTAAAATTGGTAACATCTATATGTCTTTGATCCAG GGAGTGATCCGTGTTTTCTTGAACACAGTATGCATGCCCTATTTGAACTCACGGCTAGGGAATGGATTCGTCCTGCCCGTGGTCCACGGTTTCACACTTCAAGACGTCAATATTTTAACTTCTGCTAAGCAGTTGACGCTTTGTTCTGACGTCATCTTCACCAATGCAAGCAGCTTGGCGAGTTTAGCATTTTTGTGA